The Archocentrus centrarchus isolate MPI-CPG fArcCen1 chromosome 13, fArcCen1, whole genome shotgun sequence genomic interval AATGATTTTTGACAAGCTCtcagcaccactggctgaaattcagccccaaactatgacagaacctgcactgtgttttacagtcaGCTGTAGACGCTCACTGTTGCGCCTCcctcctgatctcctccatacatattgattataatttgaacaaaaatttcCAATTTGTGCTCATCACTCTATAAAACCCATTCTTAAGTGCCATTTTTGAGTAattcatagtttatttttaagtggcttaaaaaaaaaaatccaaaaagcagGATTCATGTGTATCAATCAGTTTATCTTTAGTTCACATTCCTGAGAAGGCACATCTGTCTGATGGTGGAAGGACAGTTGGGTCAATACTGTCATGCAAATCAGGTCTGACACCAGGCAGCAAAAGTGGGAGGAGGCGGTGGGTGTTCAAATTAATGCCGATGAGTACGGTTCAAAGCTGTGTTTATGAAACTTCTAACAGGAGACTGAAAAGGGAGAAAGCTTAGATTGCTCAGCGCAGcgctactttaaaaaaaaaaaaaaaactatttatttgCTTACTTGTTTATTAGATTAGGGGTGTGGTCATGATGGGAAATAGATACGCCcagaagaaggagggggacttccagccagCTGTCAGCCGGATGGGAATGGCAATTTTAAGTGGCTTCATCTGtacatgttcttctctgttatgttgacGGTTGTCATGGAATGCTGCGATTGTGTGCAATTGTTCTCATTATAGATATAATGAGCatgggaaacaataaaatgttacatgagagcaaCAAGTTTATCTAtgcacaatctacttttcagaaggtgtttttgttgtaattttttttttttaatgaatatacaAACATGAAGAGCTCAGATGCAAAAGcttctaaatctgcctggacacttttcttataaaacagcattttttttaatctggattTTTTGATGAAGTAATTTCAGTCCACAGGCAATggtgaggtgcctttttttcaaaaatgtaaatatagtaatttaactactttttaataaataatttgttcTGAGGCAAAACCAACAAAATCTTCAGTTTGTCCTCTGCACAGTgcaaatgaaggcaaaaggcacAAATATCAGACTCTGATAAAAAGATTTTGACATCGATTAACACAGTACAAgtgcaatggcacaaaatggcagcacatttttttaacagtaacaGAATAGTAGATACTAGGCCACAGGGTTTGCCACATGAGGTCATATATGACCTCATGACCTCATAACCCGCCCATGAGCAGAACGTGTAAGAGACCCACAAAGCAGGAGAGGGGAGCACCTCGCAGGCCAGGGAGTACGCTCGGCAGCCAGTAACAATCCTTCCGCAGTTTCACCAGTGGAAATCTCGTTacaacttttacttcctttagttagacaagtttgatcgccaaacacaaaactacaaaaaacaaGGCTAGACTCACCTTCCGATGTGTTTAAAATCtaatcaccaccaacaaaaacCGCCTCCTCAGTACAGCcagaaaatgcttgaagtcaCATAGTCctatcttgcattctgattggttttaGGGACATGGAGGCATTTACAGACAACAGGAAATTGCGGTTGAAGGCTTGTGACAATTGAGACTAATCAGAGACAGTATTTAACAGGTTATGACGATAGATTGACATATAGTACTATTTGGAGGGCTGGATGTGGGCCGTGGGCTCCCAGTTGACATTCCCTGATTTATAGGGTTTAGTCTGGAGATTGACTAGGCCcgtctaaaaccttccactttcTGCCCCTAATGAActcctgtgtgttttgggtcatcatcttgctgcatgatgaaggatctctCAGTCTAGTTGCGTCTTTCTTTAAActaacagacaaaatgtttctgcatACTTCTGAGTTCATTGCACTGCTGCCATCATACATGACATCAGTGAAGATTAACGAGCCCATCCCAGAAGAAGCCGtgcaagcccaagccatgacattacctccactgtgtttcaaaGATGAGTTCCAGATGAGTAACCTTTCCATCACTTTGGTAAAGATTCATctttcatcactccataaaaaTTTGCCCCAGAGTTGCAGAGCcttgtctctgtacttcttggcaaattccagcctggcctttGTCGGATCAAAATATTTTACCAGAGCAATCGTCCCTTTTCAGGCCTATAAGCTAACTTTCCAGGTTTTTAGTTCCAATTAGAATCACACACTTGATGAAAAAGACCAGAACCTGTTGATGCAACTGGATCACGAGTCTCCTAAAACATAATCATCATTGGGTTATCCATCGGCTCACCCTGCCAACTGAATatttttaagtaatataaatcAAAAAGATAAATGACCAGGTTCAGTTTGTCTTTTCATTTGTCTTACATTGAtattattaaatgtattaataaCATAAAATGGTATACATTCTGTTCTGAATGCATTATGCAAATGCAAGGCAACTTAAGCTTTACTGCACCTACATGAAATTTTAGAACAGAGCACATGTTTATAAACATTTCTGATTTTTGACATTTGTATTCCGTACACGATCGGATTCAAAATCGGTTGCATCATGAGAAAatacagagacaggaagagtcGCAGTGCGCTGGGTAAGCTGGTCATATCGAATCTGCTTTGTAACATTTCAAAGCCGGAACCAAAGGAAAAATTCAAGAGTGACACAACCTGAGGTGTGCAGGTACTGACACTTTTTTGTCTCGCCTCTTTGGAgccagaaaaacacactttcatGATTCTCGTGTAAGAGAACAGGACTAGAAGAAGAGGGACAACAAGCAagagaaaaatatcaaaaacccCATAAATATTATTCACCTTTGTGTCAGAACATGCCAACTTAACAACTGGATAATTATGACAATACAAAgtgtttaaaacatttccacatGGGGTCAGACGCAGGTTTAAGGATATATGAATAATAATTTTTGCAAAACAGTACAGCCATACCACAGTAATAAGAACAGCAGTATTGTTagatgtcatttttgttttataatgtaGAGGAGAACAAATAGCAAGATATCTGTCATAAGACATGACGGCTAAGTTTGAAATTTCTATACTTCCATATGTGTGAACACAGAAACTCTGCAGGAAGCACAGAGGAACAGAAATAGTGTGAACATCAGAGAGGATCTGAATCAGGAGGAATGGAAACAGCCCTGTACTACCATACAGCTCATTTACAAACAGGCTGCACAGAAACATGTACATAGGTTCATGTAAGCTTCTGTTCACACAGATAAAGACAATCGGTGATGTGTttagaaaaaatataacaaagtaAAGCAAAGCAGTTATTGTGAAATAGAAATATTGCAATTTTCCAACATTCAAATAAGCTCCGAGAATAAAATAAGAGAAAGTTGTTAAATTAGacattgctgtttgtttttgtgacaaaaCAGAGTCAGgatgcaaatattaaaaagtCTGTCTCATTGATTTACATTCAAATAAATACTGTTCAAAGttatcatatttaaaaaaaataacatcattGCATTATCTGTTTAGTGTTGAACTTTTAGCTTATGCTGCTTCACAGAACAAGGAAACACTAAATGAATATGAAGACATGCAGTGCAAACATAGAATTCCCTCACTGATTTGACCTCCTACACCCTCCTCCCACTATGACATGGAGCAACATcacctgttttttatttttttcaaagttttcttaTGTCATTGGTATTGGCAGTGCCAAGGTCAGTCACAAAAGGTTTCATTGTTGACATTCCCACAATGCATGActgtaaataattaaaagtaattttacaaATAAGAAATAGTGTTTTGTGGGTGCTGGTTAAGCTCCCTGGGTTGATCAGGTGACTCATATGCTGTAAGACTGATCCAGAGGCCTGAGAAGATCTGAAATGAAAaacctcaaaacaaaacaaaagtgtaaTGGTCTTCCAAGGGTGATCAGTCCTAGGGAAGGGACTAGATTAAGAGTGTTCACCAATTAAACCATTAAGTAGGAGCTACATCACATTGCCTGAAAAAGGGAAACTGGGTCTCTAGATCTGATGGGATCTAACAAGAGCATTTGATGAACCTTGTGAGTCCCACCAGGAACAGCATGAAACAAGGGGCATAAAGTCCTCGGTGGACCAGAGGCGGCTGAGGGGGGTGTCGCTCGGACGTGCATCTGGAAAACAGCCCAGAGACTAAGCAGACAACCAGGACTGATGGCCAGGGACTGAGGAGAAAAGCAAGGGCACTTTTCAGAAGGCTTGTGGTGGGTGGGTAGTTCCAGTGGTGGAAAGTGGGTTTGAGGAATAAAATATCCTCCACAGGACAGGTATGATGGGAGAACTCTTCTGGAGAGACTGCTGAAGACCATTATCATATGCACAAGCTGCCATCTGTAATGGAAAATACCTCTATGAATCTTCACCTGCTTAACATATGTACAATCAATGTGTACTTGTACTTTGATCCATCTTGTATTGCAGAAATCAACTTAAAGGACGGGTTAGTCAGATATATATGTGTACTGTGGGTACTATGTAAGCTGTgtaaacagtgtgtgtatgttagcTCTTGCAAGTACACCAATTATCTTGCTATAAGAAATGTCTGTCTTTAGAGTTtagttgttggacttctgttgCTGTTTGGCAGTAAGAACTCTGTCCATGTTTGGCCAAACAAAAGTAATCGTTTTTCCTTGACTTGGGACTTCTACTGCTACTTGTGTGCTGATGAATTCTTTTTCGTATTAAAGCTCCTAAAAACTCAAAATTttcattatgatttttttttttattaagaaagGTAAAACTGCACCAGACCATCAAAGGCAGAAATCTTCAGTGGGCTGGGCAAGAATCAGGCAGCAAATGTGGAATTCTTTCAAGCTGGTGCCAAGGAAGAACAATTTGGAGGTCAGAGTAGAGGATGGTAGAACTGGAAGATTAGGACATCCATGTCAAAAACAATAGATGAACACGAGAAGTGAGGTCCATAAACAAAATCAATCTATCAATCTCCAGAACACGGAAAAGAGGTTAATTGTCAATAAAACCATTAAGGCTTGCCTCACATTAACTGAGGATGATGGAGGCTTTCTGTCTGAAATGACGTTGAACATGTGTGTGCCAGCAAGATCACCTGCACAGTCCCTCAAGCACATGACCTGGTATTTTGTCAGGACTGGAAGCTTTGTGGGTGTTTATCCAGCTCAATCAAACCTGGTCACCAGGAGGGGATGGGAATTTCCGAGCAGGCATGTTGATGTGCACCTCAAACCGAATGAAAAACTGGTTCAGTTTGTTCAGCAGAGAGGTGGAGCTGTTGCAGGTCTGCGGTGGGGGGCTTGTAGTCCATCATTGCCTACTGTATGTTCCCTTCCACAGGCTCTGTGAGTCACTGCTGTCACTGAAGCGACGGTCTATCCTCCAAGAGTACTGCCTCTTAACCTTCCTGATGTTGTGGGACACCAACCCCCCACTCCAACCCGTTTTCTGCGGTACACCAAGACAGCTTGACCCAGAGCACCCCTGTCTCTCGTGCACCCCACTGTCCCAACTGCACTGGATCTCAGTGCAGTGACAGAACAGAGACTGAGCAAGGCGCTATTAGCATTGAAATTTTCACTAATGCTGTAGGCGACACAGAGATTGTACAGAAACTGTTGGAACAGCGGCCCCGCACACTAGAACAAAATTATAACATTGACCGCTGTCAAGAAACCACCAAGCAGGTGACATTGTACGTAACCACCGTCATGCACACAGAGAATCAAGAACCTGGCTGAACAGAGGTCATGAGCAGCTGTTATCCAGAAAGGAATCAAGGAATCAGAGCCCACTGCCActcataaagtgtgtgtgtgtgtgcttcaaaAGGAAAAGGTACGTTGTCGTAACTGCTCCAGTCTGGGGCACATGAAGAGACACTGCCCCTCACCAAGGAAGACTGCTGAAACTCAGGCTTCCTCATTCTTTCCCAGAGGCTCGGGGCCCACTGCACTTCACCTCAAACCCAAATGCCAGGAAATGAGCATTCACATGCTGGTGCATGAGCTGGAGGTATGTGCAGTTCTGGACACTGTGGCAGGGAAGAGTGTGCTGCCTTTAAACTTCTATGACGCAATTCATCCAGAGATccgcccatccatccatccaatctcCCGCTCatccggggccgggttgcgggggcaggagcctaagcaaagaagcccaggcttccctctccccagccacctcctccggCTCATCCGGTgagaccccaaggcgttcccaggccagccgagagatataatccctccagcgtgtcctgggtctaccacggggcctcctcccggtgggacatgcccggaacacctcacccaagaggcggccaggaggcatcctaatcagatgcccgagccacctcaactggctcctttcgatgtggaggagcagcggctctgctctgagtccctcccggatggccgcactcttcaccttatctctaagggagaggccagccaccctttggaggaaactcatttctgccgcttgtattcgcgatcttattctttcggtcactacccaaagctcgtgaccataggtgagggtaggaacgtagatcgaccagtaaatcgagagcttcgcttttacactaagctgtctcttcaccacaacagaccggtgcagcgtccgcatcactgcagaagcagccccgatccatttgtcaatctcccgctcccttctcccattactcgtgaacaagaccccgagatacttgaacccctccacttggggcaaaaactcgttcctgagccggagagggtactccacccttttccggctgaggaccatggcctcagacttagacgtgctgattctcatgccggccgcttcacactcggctgcgaaccattccactgcgagctggaggcttcccccgatgaagccaacagaaccgcatcatctgcaaaaagcagagatgagactctgaggccaccaaggaaaaagccttccgccacctggctacgcctagaaattctgtccatgaaaattatgaacagaattggtgacaaagggcagccctgacggagtccaacacccacaggaaccgaatccgacttattatcggctatacggaccaagctctaactgcagttgtacaaagactgaatggcccacaacaatgggccagacaccccatactcccgcaggatctcccaaaggacaccccaagggacacggtcaaatgccttttccaagtccacaaagcacatgtagactggttgggcaaactcccaggcacactcaaatatccttgagaggataaagagctggtccagtgttccgcgaccaggaaaaaaaacgcattgttcctcctggatccgaggttcgactaatggatggaccctcctttccagcagcctggcatagacctttccggggaggctgaggagtgtgatcccccgagagttggagcacacccttcagtctcccttcttaaagatggggaccaccaccccggtctgccaatccaatggcactgccccagatctccacgcgatgttgtaGAGGCGTGTCAACAAAGACAGTCCtataacatccagagccttcaggaactcagggcgaatctcgtccagcccaggggccctgccatcaaggagttgtttaactgcctcagtgacctcatccccagtgatgttcaagtcatctccctcgtccccagactctgcttccactacagaaggcgtgtcagtgggattcaggaggtcctcgaagtattccttcccccgtccgactatagcttcagttgaagtcagcagcaccccacccgcactataaaccgtgtgagtgaagcactgctttcccctcctgagtcgcctgacagtttgccataATCGCTTTGATGCCGtcaaaaagtctttttccatagcctcaccgaactcctcccacacccgagttttagctttggccactgcccaagctgcattctgcttggcctgccgatacctgtcagctgcctccggagtcccacaggctaaccaagcccgataagactctttcttcagcttgatggctcccttcaccttcggtgaccaccatctggttcgggggttaccaccacgacaggcaccaaccaccttgcagccacagctctgagcagcagcatcaacaatggaggtgcggaacatggtccatttggactcaatgtcctcagcctccctcggaatgccgtcgaagttctgctggaggtgggagttgaagatctcccggactggggcttctgccaggtgttcccagcacaccctcacaatacgtttaggtgtgccaggtctgtccaccatcgtcccccgccacctgatccaactcaccaccaggtggtgatcagttgacagctcagctcctctcttcacccgagtgtccagaacatacggccgcagatctgatgatacaattacaaaatcgatcatcaacctgcgacctagggtgtcctggtgccatgtgcacttatggacatccttatgttcgaacatggtgttcgttatggacaaactgtggtttggcACAGGGAAACatccctctcgtccaccggtgtaaactccgacatacaggcagcaagccgaggggatacaagaatacccaccccagcttgctccctctcaccgagggcaactccagactggaacagagtccagcccttctcctggagactggttccagagcccaggccatgcgttgaggtgagcccaactttatctagctggtatcgctcaacctcacgcactagctcaggctccttccccaccagagaggtgacattccatgtcccaatagccagtttcgattgccggggatcggtccgccagggcctctgctGTCGACCAccgcctgacacacactgcacccgacctctacgacacctcctgcgggtggtgggcctacaggagggcgggcccatgtaacctcttcgggctgcgcccggctgagcaccacgggctaatgcctggccaccagacgctctccctcgagctccctccccaggcctggctccaggctggggccccggtaaccctattccgggcagggtaaactgttcccttgctgtttcaatcataggggtcttctgaaccgctctttgtctggaccctcacc includes:
- the LOC115790127 gene encoding olfactory receptor 142-like; this encodes MSNLTTFSYFILGAYLNVGKLQYFYFTITALLYFVIFFLNTSPIVFICVNRSLHEPMYMFLCSLFVNELYGSTGLFPFLLIQILSDVHTISVPLCFLQSFCVHTYGSIEISNLAVMSYDRYLAICSPLHYKTKMTSNNTAVLITVVWLYCFAKIIIHISLNLRLTPCGNVLNTLYCHNYPVVKLACSDTKVNNIYGVFDIFLLLVVPLLLVLFSYTRIMKVCFSGSKEARQKSVSTCTPQVVSLLNFSFGSGFEMLQSRFDMTSLPSALRLFLSLYFLMMQPILNPIVYGIQMSKIRNVYKHVLCSKISSAVVVAQVAAVVVAQVAAVVVAQVAAVVVAQVAAVVVAQVAAVVVAQVVVEVLTQAAAVVVAQIAEMLAQAAAGVVARLAVAHPGMYCLYWFTIASHCFPSVPP